Proteins from one Lepidochelys kempii isolate rLepKem1 chromosome 6, rLepKem1.hap2, whole genome shotgun sequence genomic window:
- the ARHGAP5 gene encoding rho GTPase-activating protein 5 isoform X4 encodes MMAKNKEPRPPSYAISVVGLSGTEKDKGNCGVGKSCLCNRFVRSKADEYYPEHTSVLSTIDFGGRVVNNDHFLFWGDVTQSGEDGTECKVHVIEQTEFIDDQTFLPHRSTNLQPYIKRAAASKLQSAEKLMYICTDQLGLEQDFEQKQMPEGKLNIDGFLLCIDVSQGCNRKFDDQLKFVNNLYIQLSKSKKPIIIAATKCDECVDHYLREVQAFASNKKNLVVVETSARFNINVETCFTALVQMMDKTRGKPKIIPYLDAYKTQRQLVVTATDKFEKLVQTVRDYHATWKTVSNKLKNHPDYEEYIHLEGTKKAKNTFSKHIEQLKQEHIRKRREEYINTLPRAFNTLLSNLDEIEHLNWSEALKIMEKRPDFQLCFIVLEKTPWDETDHIDKVNDRRIPFDLLSTLEAEKVYQNHVQHLISEKRRVEMKEKFKKTLEKIQFISPGQPWEEVMCFVMEDEAFKYITDADSKEVYSRHQREIVEKAKEEFQEMLFEHSELFYDLDLNATPSSDKMSEIHAVLSEEPRYKALQKLAPDRESLLLKHIGFVYHPTKETCLSGQNCMDIKVEQLLANSLLQLDHGRLNLYHDRANIDKVNLFILGKDGLAQELANEIRTQSTDDEYALDGKIYELDLRPVDAKSPYLLSQLWTSAFKPHGFFCVFNSIESLNFIGECIGKIRAEASQIRRDKYMASLPFTLILANQRDSISKNLPILRHQGQQLANKLQCPFVDVPAGTYPRKFNEAQIKQALRGVLEAVKHNLDVVSPVPTIKDLSEADLRIVMCAMCGDPFSVDLILSPFLDSHSCSAAQAGQNNSLMLDKIIGEKRRRIQITILSYHSSIGVRKDELVHGYILVYSAKRKASMGMLRAFLSEVQDTIPVQLVAVTDSQADFFENEAIKELMTEGEHIATEITAKFTALYSLSQYHRQTEVFTLFFSDVLEKKNMIENSYMSDSTRESTHTSEDVFLQSPRGNSLAYNYYPDSEDDTEAPPPYSPIGDDVQLLPTPSDRSKYRLDLEGNEYPVHSTPLNCHDHERNHKVPPPIKPKPLVPKANVKKLDPNLLKTIEAGIGKNPRKQSSRVPLAPPEDSDQSDNYAEPIDTVFKHRGFTDDIYAVPDDSQNRIIKIRNSFVINAQGDEENGFSDRISKSHGERRPSKYKYKSKTLFSKAKSYYRRTHSDASDDEAFTTSKTKRKGRHRGSEEDPLLSPVETWKGGIDNPAITSDQELDDKKMKKKTHKVKEDKKQKKKTKAFNPPTRRNWESNYFGMPLQDLVTPEKPIPLFVEKCVEFIEDTGKSWCLTPTPKERERRHCITVVYLMLACKCYQSMANEYVRWW; translated from the coding sequence ATGATGGCTAAAAACAAAGAGCCTCGTCCCCCATCCTATGCTATTAGTGTGGTTGGACTATCTGGAACTGAAAAAGACAAAGGTAATTGTGGAGTTGGAAAGTCATGTTTGTGCAATAGGTTTGTGCGTTCGAAAGCAGATGAATATTATCCTGAGCATACCTCTGTGCTTAGCACAATTGACTTTGGAGGACGAGTTGTTAATAATGATCACTTTTTGTTCTGGGGTGACGTAACACAAAGCGGTGAGGACGGAACAGAATGCAAAGTTCATGTAATTGAACAGACTGAGTTCATTGATGATCAGACTTTCTTGCCTCATCGGAGTACGAATTTACAACCATATATAAAACGGGCAGCTGCCTCCAAATTGCAGTCAGCAGAAAAATTAATGTACATTTGCACAGATCAGCTAGGCTTGGAGCAAGACTTTGAGCAAAAACAAATGCCTGAAGGGAAACTGAACATAGATGGCTTTTTATTATGCATTGATGTTAGCCAAGGATGCAATAGGAAATTCGATGATCAACTTAAATTTGTGAATAATCTCTATATCCAGCTCTCAAAATCTAAAAAACCTATAATAATAGCAGCAACTAAATGTGATGAATGTGTGGATCATTATCTAAGAGAGGTTCAGGCGTTTGcttcaaataaaaagaaccttgTGGTCGTGGAAACATCAGCAAGATTCAATATCAATGTTGAGACATGTTTTACTGCACTGGTACAAATGATGGataaaactcgtggcaaacctaAAATAATTCCGTATCTGGATGCCTATAAGACACAGAGACAACTTGTTGTTACTGCAACAGATAAATTTGAAAAACTTGTGCAAACTGTGAGAGACTATCATGCAACTTGGAAAACTGTTAGTAATAAACTGAAAAATCATCCTGATTACGAGGAGTACATACATTTGGAAGGAACAAAAAAGgccaaaaatacattttcaaaacacaTAGAGCAGCTTAAACAGGAACATataagaaaaagaagagaagaatatATTAATACACTGCCAAGAGCTTTTAACACATTGCTGTCAAACCTTGATGAGATTGAACACCTGAACTGGTCAGAAGCCTTGAAGATAATGGAGAAAAGGCCAGACTTCCAACTTTGTTTTATTGTATTAGAAAAAACACCCTGGGATGAAACTGACCATATAGACAAAGTGAATGATAGGAGGATTCCATTTGACCTTCTCAGTACATTAGAAGCTGAAAAAGTCTATCAAAACCATGTACAGCATCTTATATCTGAGAAGAGGAGGGTTGAAATGAAGGAGAAGTTCAAAAAAACTCTTGAGAAAATACAGTTCATTTCACCTGGGCAGCCATGGGAAGAAGTTATGTGCTTTGTTATGGAGGATGAAGCATTCAAATATATCACTGATGCAGACAGTAAAGAAGTATATAGCAGGCATCAGAGGGAAATAGTTGAAAAAGCCAAAGAGGAGTTtcaggaaatgctttttgaaCATTCGGAACTGTTCTATGACCTAGATCTTAATGCAACACCCAGTTCAGATAAAATGAGTGAAATTCATGCAGTTCTGAGTGAAGAGCCGAGATACAAAGCTTTACAGAAACTTGCACCTGATAGAGAATCCCTTCTTCTTAAACACATAGGATTTGTTTATCATCCCACAAAAGAAACTTGTCTCAGTGGCCAAAATTGCATGGACATTAAAGTAGAGCAGTTACTTGCCAATAGTCTTTTGCAGCTTGACCATGGTCGCTTAAATTTGTACCATGATAGAGCCAATATTGATAAAGTTAATCTTTTCATTTTGGGTAAAGATGGTCTTGCGCAAGAGTTGGCAAATGAGATTCGGACACAATCCACTGATGATGAATATGCCTTAGATGGAAAAATATATGAACTAGATCTTAGGCCAGTTGATGCAAAGTCACCTTACCTTTTAAGTCAGTTATGGACCTCTGCCTTTAAACCGCATGGATTTTTCTGTGTGTTTAACTCTATTGAATCCCTCAATTTTATTGGAGAATGCATTGGAAAAATAAGGGCTGAAGCATCTCAGATAAGGAGAGACAAGTATATGGCTAGTCTTCCATTTACGTTAATATTGGCTAATCAGAGAGACAGCATTAGCAAAAACCTACCTATTCTGAGACACCAAGGTCAGCAATTAGCCAATAAGTTGCAGTGTCCTTTTGTAGATGTGCCTGCTGGTACATATCCACGTAAATTTAATGAGGCTCAAATAAAGCAAGCTCTAAGGGGAGTGCTGGAAGCAGTTAAACACAATTTGGATGTTGTAAGCCCAGTTCCCACCATTAAAGATCTGTCAGAAGCTGACTTGAGAATTGTGATGTGTGCCATGTGTGGAGATCCATTTAGTGTGGATCTTATTCTTTCACCCTTCCTTGACTCTCACTCGTGTAGTGCTGCTCAGGCTGGCCAGAATAACTCTTTAATGCTTGATAAAATTATAGGTGAAAAAAGGAGGCGGATACAGATAACCATATTATCATACCATTCTTCAATTGGTGTAAGGAAAGATGAACTAGTTCATGGGTATATACTAGTTTATTCTGCTAAAAGGAAGGCATCTATGGGAATGCTTCGGGCATTTCTTTCAGAAGTACAGGACACTATTCCTGTCCAGTTGGTGGCTGTAACTGATAGCCAGGCAGATTTTTTTGAGAATGAAGCTATCAAGGAATTAATGACTGAAGGAGAACATATAGCAACAGAGATTACTGCTAAATTTACAGCTTTATATTCTTTATCTCAGTATCATCGTCAGACTGAGGTTTTCACCTTGTTCTTCAGTGACGTATTAGAGAAGAAAAACATGATTGAAAATTCCTATATGTCTGATAGCACCAGAGAATCAACACATACAAGTGAAGATGTTTTCCTGCAGTCTCCCAGAGGAAATTCTCTTGCGTATAATTACTACCCAGATTCAGAAGATGATACGGAAGCACCACCCCCCTATAGCCCAATTGGAGATGATGTGCAGTTGCTCCCAACACCTAGCGATCGTTCAAAATATCGATTAGACTTGGAAGGAAATGAGTATCCTGTTCATAGCACACCACTCAACTGTCATGACCATGAACGCAACCACAAAGTACCTCCTCCTATAAAACCCAAGCCGCTTGTACCTAAGGCAAATGTGAAAAAACTGGATCCAAACCTTCTAAAAACAATTGAGGCTGGCATTGGTAAAAACCCAAGGAAACAATCCTCTCGAGTGCCTTTGGCACCACCAGAAGATTCAGACCAATCCGATAATTATGCAGAACCTATTGACACTGTTTTTAAACACAGAGGTTTTACTGATGATATCTATGCAGTTCCAGATGATAGTCAGAATCGTATTATTAAAATTCGAAACTCATTTGTTATAAATGCACAAGGAGATGAAGAAAATGGATTTTCTGATAGAATATCAAAGAGTCATGGGGAAAGAAGGCCatcaaaatacaaatataaatccAAAACACTGTTTAGTAAAGCAAAATCTTACTACAGGAGAACACATTCAGACGCAAGTGATGATGAGGCTTTTACCACatctaaaacaaaaagaaaaggaagacatcGTGGAAGTGAAGAAGATCCACTTCTGTCTCCAGTTGAAACCTGGAAAGGTGGAATCGATAACCCCGCTATCACTTCAGATCAAGAGTTAGATGACaaaaaaatgaagaagaaaactCACAAAGTAAAAGAAGATAAGAAG